Genomic segment of Verrucomicrobiota bacterium:
CCCCGTGGCTGGCAGTTTGCGCGAACTCAAGCCGCCATATTGATCCAATCCGGTATCCAGATTGGCGCGCGCGCTGGCAGGAAGGTGTTCAAGCAATCGCGTGGGGTAAGATTTCCATTCACCGCCCGGTTTGGTGGCCACCTGTACCGTGAGCGGCTGGGTCTGAGCCACACTGGCGGTAATGACGGTCAGCCACAAGGCCGGACCGAACAATCGAGTCATTGAATGCATAAACATAAGTTGAACTATCATGGCACTACGAACCAACCCTACGGATTGAAGGTTGAGAAATGGCCGTCCGGATGGTTACTGATATTCAGCCCATTCGGGCTCGTTCGCAAAAATCCAGCGGTAATACTCCGTGCCTTGCAGCCGGCTGGCGGCGGCTTCATCCACCACCACTGTGCAGCGCGGGTGCATCTGCAACGCCGTGGCGGAGATCATGGAGGTAATGGGCCCTTCCACGGCTTTGGCCACAATTTCAGCCTTATCGGCGCCCACCGCCAGCATCAGGCAGCGCCGGCATTCCAGGATGGTGCCAACGCCCATGGTGATGGCGCGGCGCGGCACCTTGTCGGCACCGCCAAAGTACTGGGCGTTTTGCGCGATCGTCATGGGAGTCAGGGCCTTGACCCGGGTGCGGGATCGAAACGCGGAGAGCGGTTCATTGAACCCGATGTGTCCGGCTTTGCCGATGCCCAACAATTGCAAATCCACACCCCCAAATTTTTGGATGAGGCGCTCATAATTGGCGCATTCGGTATCCAGGTTTTCC
This window contains:
- the nagB gene encoding glucosamine-6-phosphate deaminase yields the protein MEVIIRPTAESAARLVARIAAGELRSNPYLVLGLATGGTMEAVYRQLVHQHREEKLDFSLCHTFNLDEYVGLSSEDANSYRQYMNRHLFNQVNMDPRDTHLPNGLAENLDTECANYERLIQKFGGVDLQLLGIGKAGHIGFNEPLSAFRSRTRVKALTPMTIAQNAQYFGGADKVPRRAITMGVGTILECRRCLMLAVGADKAEIVAKAVEGPITSMISATALQMHPRCTVVVDEAAASRLQGTEYYRWIFANEPEWAEYQ